One Telluria mixta DNA window includes the following coding sequences:
- a CDS encoding capsular polysaccharide biosynthesis protein, which translates to MTHSAVRIPIWNHGLWRQAHLARFLDRPIKVALLPSRSAEQGAWLCWGAKPSARRTAWYAVRSNEPLLRLEDGFLRSCGLGVDGHPPLALVVDDLGIYYDATRPSRLEALIASSDPEPDALAQARRAIGLIRRHRLSKYNHAPELALPPLAPGRQTRVLVIDQTLGDVSVRLGGADADVFAAMLRAALAENPDAEIWIKTHPDVVSGKKRGYLDAPRLADADPRIRLMADDVSPLMLLEQVDKVYAVTSQMGFEALMLDKPVVCFGLPWYAGWGLTDDRSAALATVRPRRMHPRTVEQLFDAAYLRYSRYIDPLTGKAGTIFDVIEWLARNKALNDQTRGTLYCVGMSMWKRAVVRPFLTSPSSRLHFVRSPAALARRALAPDSRIVVWGIKHEAALAALAAQRRLPVWRMEDGFLRSVGLGSDLFRPVSLVVDQSGMYYDPASGSMLERIIATQQLDVGDLERARCFRRDYVKLKLSKYNLSRSGLNIDSGGRKVLLVPGQVEDDASIRRGSPVVRSNLDLLRAVRAANPDACILYKAHPDVVAGNRQGAVPPEELAALADQCVNDANIIDCILAADEVHTMTSLSGFEALLHGRMVHCYGGPFYAGWGLTVDHYPLPARQRRVDLDALVFAVMLTYPRYVLPGGQGFASAEQVMHFLVAQAAGTQVSAGSHWVGRRARKVKALIELLRGR; encoded by the coding sequence ATGACCCATTCCGCCGTTCGCATACCCATCTGGAACCATGGTCTGTGGCGCCAGGCCCATCTGGCAAGGTTCCTGGATCGCCCGATCAAGGTCGCACTGCTGCCTTCGCGTTCCGCCGAGCAGGGCGCATGGCTGTGCTGGGGCGCCAAGCCGAGCGCGCGCCGCACGGCCTGGTATGCCGTGCGCTCGAACGAGCCTTTGCTGCGCCTGGAGGACGGCTTCCTGCGCTCGTGCGGCCTGGGCGTCGACGGGCATCCGCCGTTGGCGCTGGTCGTCGACGACCTCGGCATTTACTACGATGCTACCCGGCCTTCGCGCCTGGAAGCATTGATTGCGTCGTCCGATCCGGAGCCAGATGCACTGGCACAGGCGCGCCGCGCGATCGGGCTGATCCGGCGTCATCGCTTGTCGAAGTACAACCATGCGCCCGAACTGGCGCTGCCGCCGCTCGCGCCCGGACGCCAGACGCGTGTGCTCGTCATCGACCAGACCCTGGGCGACGTGTCGGTGCGCCTGGGCGGCGCCGATGCAGACGTATTTGCCGCCATGCTGCGTGCCGCGCTGGCGGAAAACCCCGACGCCGAAATCTGGATCAAGACCCATCCCGACGTCGTGAGCGGGAAAAAGCGCGGCTACTTGGACGCGCCGCGGCTGGCCGACGCCGATCCGCGTATCCGCCTCATGGCCGACGACGTCTCGCCGTTGATGCTACTGGAACAGGTCGACAAGGTGTACGCGGTCACGTCGCAAATGGGTTTCGAGGCCCTCATGCTGGACAAGCCCGTCGTGTGCTTCGGGCTGCCGTGGTATGCGGGCTGGGGCCTGACCGACGACCGCAGCGCGGCGTTGGCGACCGTGCGGCCCCGTCGCATGCACCCGCGGACGGTGGAGCAGTTGTTCGACGCGGCGTATCTGCGTTATTCGCGCTACATCGATCCATTGACGGGAAAGGCAGGCACGATTTTCGACGTGATCGAATGGCTGGCGCGCAACAAGGCGCTGAACGACCAGACACGGGGCACGCTCTACTGCGTGGGCATGAGCATGTGGAAACGTGCCGTCGTGCGCCCATTCCTGACCAGCCCGTCATCGCGGCTGCATTTCGTGCGCTCGCCCGCGGCGCTGGCCCGGCGCGCACTGGCGCCGGACAGTCGGATCGTGGTGTGGGGCATCAAGCATGAGGCCGCCCTTGCCGCGCTGGCGGCGCAGCGCCGGCTGCCGGTGTGGCGGATGGAGGACGGATTTCTGCGCTCGGTTGGCCTGGGTTCCGACCTGTTTCGGCCGGTATCTCTTGTTGTGGACCAGTCCGGCATGTATTACGATCCCGCGTCGGGAAGCATGCTCGAGCGCATCATCGCGACCCAGCAGCTCGATGTCGGGGACCTGGAGCGCGCCAGGTGTTTCCGGCGAGACTACGTGAAGCTCAAGCTGAGCAAGTACAATCTGAGCCGTTCGGGCCTGAACATCGACAGCGGCGGACGCAAGGTCCTGCTCGTGCCCGGACAGGTCGAGGACGATGCGTCGATCCGGCGCGGCTCGCCGGTCGTACGCAGCAACCTGGACCTGCTGCGCGCGGTGCGCGCAGCCAATCCCGACGCCTGCATCCTCTACAAGGCCCATCCGGACGTCGTGGCGGGTAATCGCCAGGGCGCGGTGCCGCCCGAGGAACTCGCGGCGCTGGCCGATCAGTGCGTGAACGATGCCAATATCATCGACTGCATCCTAGCGGCCGATGAAGTTCACACCATGACGTCCCTGTCCGGCTTCGAAGCACTCCTGCACGGGCGCATGGTGCATTGCTACGGGGGGCCGTTCTATGCCGGCTGGGGACTGACCGTCGATCATTATCCCTTGCCCGCGCGCCAGCGTCGGGTTGACCTCGATGCGCTGGTATTCGCGGTGATGCTGACCTATCCGCGTTATGTACTGCCCGGGGGGCAGGGCTTCGCGTCCGCGGAGCAGGTGATGCATTTCCTGGTGGCACAGGCGGCCGGTACCCAGGTGTCGGCCGGTAGTCATTGGGTTGGCCGTCGGGCGCGCAAGGTCAAAGCATTGATTGAGTTGCTGCGAGGCAGGTAG
- a CDS encoding CgeB family protein, with amino-acid sequence MYEMMRLLKELHAARRPGASRPRIALVSDALTQSSLEAECDVITVTPRNHKFALKYGRPDLLLVESAWQGHANKWKFRIAAYPDHPRRSNVTLAELVTRARDAGIPTVFWNKEDGVHFDRFIDSARLFDHVFTVDENCVARYRAVLAPEATVDTLLFAVQPDTHSFTGFDFKYMRSNFVGSYSHHIHDRRRCWQDMFFGVATQTGLGVTAVDRNSGRKAAHYRYPQLPNFEVLPAVIHAQTAQIYKDYLVSLNVNTIEDSATMFSRRLVEILACGGIAVTNPSPAVTRYFQDYCHVLHTADEAHELFDRLRHGPDAQDLERARAGAEYVLREHTWAHRLDEIMAVIGRR; translated from the coding sequence ATGTATGAGATGATGAGGTTATTAAAAGAATTGCATGCAGCGCGGCGCCCAGGCGCCAGCCGGCCACGCATCGCCCTGGTATCGGACGCATTGACGCAGTCCAGCCTCGAGGCGGAGTGCGACGTCATCACGGTTACGCCCCGCAATCATAAATTCGCGCTCAAGTATGGCCGGCCCGACCTGTTGCTGGTGGAGTCCGCGTGGCAGGGCCATGCGAACAAGTGGAAGTTTCGCATCGCAGCCTACCCGGATCATCCCCGGCGTTCCAACGTCACCCTCGCCGAACTGGTCACCCGTGCGCGCGACGCGGGTATCCCGACTGTGTTCTGGAACAAGGAAGACGGCGTGCATTTCGACCGGTTCATCGACAGTGCGCGCCTGTTCGATCATGTGTTCACGGTCGATGAGAACTGCGTCGCGCGCTACCGCGCCGTGCTGGCGCCCGAGGCCACGGTCGATACGTTGCTGTTTGCGGTCCAGCCGGATACGCACAGCTTTACTGGATTCGATTTCAAATACATGCGCAGCAATTTCGTGGGCAGCTACAGCCACCACATTCACGACCGCCGCCGCTGCTGGCAGGACATGTTCTTCGGCGTGGCTACGCAGACCGGTCTGGGCGTGACGGCGGTGGACCGCAATTCCGGTCGCAAGGCGGCCCATTACCGTTATCCGCAACTGCCCAATTTCGAGGTATTGCCCGCCGTGATCCACGCCCAGACGGCGCAGATCTACAAGGACTACCTGGTCTCGCTGAACGTCAACACCATCGAAGATTCGGCAACAATGTTTTCGCGCCGCCTGGTGGAAATCCTGGCTTGCGGCGGCATCGCCGTGACCAATCCGAGTCCGGCGGTAACCCGCTATTTCCAGGATTATTGCCATGTCCTGCACACAGCCGACGAGGCGCACGAACTGTTCGACCGCCTCCGGCACGGTCCCGACGCGCAGGATCTCGAGCGGGCCCGGGCCGGTGCCGAGTACGTTCTTCGCGAGCATACCTGGGCGCATCGTCTCGACGAAATCATGGCCGTGATAGGACGACGATGA
- a CDS encoding capsule biosynthesis protein, with translation MNARLDASQLARYRNGDYSVPGYYNLLQCTRVLMLQGPMGTFFNRVAAWLNDQDIAVKKINFSGGDWLFHRKLDAVDYKGELAEFPLFLRDFLLEHDIDGIVCFGDCRHYHAAAKPVADALGVPFFVFEEGYVRPDYITLECGGVNAYSSMPRSSAFYQALPDVDLARPQPANPRFGRAAWASMFYYASSRVLKPLYPHYEHHKILSVRYEARNWCRSWVRKHLNRWRDKPVIERILSEHDGKYFAVALQVYNDSQIRSHSHYADVRDFIREVVASFAASAHEDHHLVFKHHPMDRGQRDYRRLLNTLCDELGITGRVHYVHDVHLPTLLRRSRGVVTINSTVGLSALYHDKPLKVMGRAMYDMEGLTYQGDLNQFWTAAPAFDRSLWRRFRAYMISQTQLNGAFYGRDFQSLLGAESPGAKENLSTPLEIDAVAPKVDLRKRNLKQVAV, from the coding sequence ATGAATGCTCGTCTTGACGCCAGCCAACTGGCGCGTTACCGGAATGGCGATTACAGCGTTCCCGGTTATTACAATCTCCTGCAATGCACCCGTGTCCTGATGCTGCAAGGACCGATGGGAACATTTTTCAATCGCGTCGCCGCCTGGTTGAACGATCAGGATATTGCTGTCAAGAAAATAAATTTCAGCGGCGGGGATTGGCTGTTCCATCGCAAGCTCGATGCGGTCGACTACAAGGGCGAACTGGCCGAGTTTCCGCTGTTCCTGCGTGACTTCCTGCTCGAGCACGACATCGACGGCATCGTCTGCTTCGGCGACTGCCGCCACTATCACGCCGCCGCCAAGCCGGTGGCGGATGCGCTTGGCGTGCCATTCTTCGTGTTTGAAGAGGGCTATGTGCGCCCCGACTACATCACGCTGGAATGCGGTGGCGTGAACGCCTATTCGTCGATGCCGCGTAGTTCCGCTTTTTATCAAGCATTGCCGGATGTCGATCTTGCCCGGCCGCAACCGGCCAACCCGCGCTTCGGCCGGGCGGCCTGGGCCTCCATGTTCTACTATGCGAGCAGCCGGGTTCTTAAGCCGTTGTACCCGCATTACGAGCATCACAAGATTCTTTCGGTGCGCTACGAGGCGCGCAACTGGTGCCGTTCGTGGGTGCGCAAGCACCTCAATCGCTGGCGCGACAAGCCGGTGATCGAACGCATCTTGAGCGAGCACGACGGCAAATACTTCGCCGTGGCGCTGCAGGTGTACAACGACAGCCAGATCAGGTCGCATAGCCATTACGCCGACGTGCGCGACTTCATCCGCGAAGTGGTGGCGTCGTTTGCCGCCAGCGCGCACGAGGATCACCATCTCGTGTTCAAGCATCACCCGATGGACCGCGGCCAGCGCGACTATCGCCGGCTGCTGAATACCCTGTGCGACGAGCTCGGTATCACCGGCCGAGTGCATTACGTGCACGACGTGCACCTGCCGACGCTGCTGCGCCGTTCGCGCGGCGTGGTGACGATCAACAGCACCGTCGGCCTCTCGGCGCTGTATCACGACAAACCCCTGAAGGTGATGGGGCGCGCGATGTACGATATGGAAGGCTTGACCTACCAAGGCGATCTGAACCAGTTTTGGACTGCGGCGCCGGCATTCGACCGCAGCCTGTGGCGCCGTTTCCGCGCATACATGATCAGCCAGACCCAGTTGAACGGTGCGTTCTACGGCCGCGATTTCCAGAGCCTGCTGGGTGCGGAGTCGCCGGGCGCCAAGGAAAATTTGTCGACTCCGCTGGAGATCGACGCTGTCGCTCCGAAGGTCGATCTGCGCAAACGCAACCTGAAGCAGGTTGCGGTCTGA
- the flhB gene encoding flagellar biosynthesis protein FlhB has protein sequence MAEDSDAERTEPASEKRLRQAREDGDIPRSREVATFTVLMTAGAGLWMLGGGLINKLSAVLERGLSLDREQIYNPNVLVERILADVVGVLLACLPLAGAVMLMMLASPMLIGGWNFSAKAFTPNFGKLNPMRGLGNMVSTNALVELLKAVAKTLLVGAVAWFVVMSQKDAVIGLVTEPFGTAAPHLGSLLAKAFLTMVGALGAIAILDGPYQMWHYADKLKMTRQEVIQESKESDGNPQIKGKIRQMQREMAQKRMMSNVPTADVVVTNPTHFAVALKYADGQRGAPRVVAKGTDEVAAKIREIAKENKVAMLEAPALARALYKHTEIDDEIPEALYSAVAEVLAYVYQLRAYSKGTLDQYPDRPKKLPVPPEMDPFNPASQKPDEPRH, from the coding sequence ATGGCAGAAGACAGCGACGCAGAACGGACCGAACCAGCATCAGAGAAACGGCTGAGGCAGGCTCGCGAAGACGGCGATATTCCCCGTTCGCGCGAAGTCGCCACGTTCACCGTGCTGATGACGGCCGGCGCCGGCCTGTGGATGCTGGGTGGCGGCCTCATCAACAAGCTGTCCGCCGTGCTGGAGCGCGGGCTGTCGCTCGACCGCGAGCAGATCTACAACCCGAACGTGCTGGTCGAGCGCATCCTCGCCGACGTGGTCGGCGTGCTGCTGGCCTGCCTGCCGCTGGCGGGCGCCGTCATGCTCATGATGCTGGCGTCGCCCATGCTGATCGGCGGCTGGAACTTCAGCGCCAAGGCATTCACGCCCAATTTCGGCAAGCTCAATCCGATGCGCGGCCTGGGCAACATGGTGTCGACCAATGCCCTCGTCGAGCTGCTCAAGGCCGTCGCCAAGACGCTGCTCGTCGGCGCGGTCGCGTGGTTCGTCGTGATGAGCCAGAAGGATGCCGTGATCGGCCTCGTCACCGAACCGTTCGGCACGGCCGCGCCGCACCTGGGCAGCCTGCTCGCCAAGGCGTTCCTGACGATGGTCGGCGCGCTGGGCGCCATCGCCATCCTCGATGGTCCGTACCAGATGTGGCATTACGCCGACAAGCTCAAGATGACGCGCCAGGAAGTCATCCAGGAATCGAAGGAATCGGACGGCAACCCGCAGATCAAGGGCAAGATCCGCCAGATGCAGCGCGAGATGGCACAGAAGCGCATGATGTCCAACGTCCCGACCGCCGACGTGGTCGTGACCAACCCGACCCACTTCGCCGTCGCCCTGAAGTACGCGGACGGGCAGCGGGGCGCGCCGCGCGTCGTGGCCAAGGGTACGGACGAGGTCGCGGCGAAGATCCGCGAGATCGCGAAGGAAAACAAGGTCGCGATGCTGGAAGCGCCGGCGCTCGCCCGTGCGCTGTACAAGCACACGGAGATCGACGACGAGATTCCGGAAGCCCTGTACTCGGCCGTGGCCGAAGTGCTGGCCTACGTCTACCAGCTGCGCGCCTACAGCAAGGGGACGCTCGACCAGTATCCGGACCGTCCGAAGAAACTGCCGGTCCCGCCGGAGATGGACCCGTTCAACCCCGCGTCGCAGAAGCCGGACGAACCACGTCATTGA
- the flhA gene encoding flagellar biosynthesis protein FlhA, producing the protein MNGFRLPGWLQKIGARGNALAAPILIILLLAMMILPLPAFALDLFFSFNIAMSVIVLLTALYTVKPLDFMAFPAVLLVTTMLRLSLNVASTRVVLTEGHTGGAAAGKVIEAFGHFLIGGNYTVGLVVFIILTIINFTVVTKGAGRIAEVGARFALDAMPGKQMAIDADLNAGLIGEQDAKRRRSEVSMEAEFYGAMDGASKYVRGDAVAGILVTVINVVGGLIVGMVQHDMAFGDAIKNYTLLAIGDGLVAQIPSLIISIAAGMVVSRVASDKDVGSQVVGQLFAKPEVMYITGGIIGGMGLIPGMPNLVFLLLGSTLFGGGYLLEKRRKNMPPEELQGGAGGAGPAGTPGGGGAAATTPAEQEEASWQDVMPVDTLGLEVGYRLIPLVDKTQNGELLKRIKGIRKKFAQEVGFLAPPVHIRDNLELKPSAYRITLKGVEVGSGEAMNGQYLAINPGMASGTLPGLVTTDPAFGLPAVWIDAALKDDAQSMGYTVVDAGTVIATHLNHLITTHASELLGRMEVQALLDHLAKDAPKLVEDLVPKIVSLSTLQKVLQNLLQEGVHIRDMRTIIETLSEHAGSTQDPNDLTALVRVALGRAIVQQLFPGTNELSVMTLDNRLERLLVQALNAGGDGTGIEPGLADTIVQQAANAAQQQEAMGLTPVLLVPGPLRTLLSRFLRRALPQLKVLSHSEIPESKTIRVTSLVGAA; encoded by the coding sequence ATGAACGGTTTCAGACTGCCTGGCTGGCTGCAAAAGATCGGTGCCCGCGGTAACGCGCTGGCCGCGCCGATCCTGATCATCCTGCTGCTGGCAATGATGATCCTGCCGTTGCCGGCATTCGCGCTCGACCTGTTCTTCAGCTTTAACATCGCGATGTCCGTGATCGTGCTGCTGACGGCGTTGTACACGGTCAAGCCGCTCGATTTCATGGCCTTCCCGGCCGTGCTGCTCGTGACGACCATGCTGCGCCTGTCGCTGAACGTGGCGTCCACGCGCGTCGTGCTGACCGAGGGCCACACGGGCGGCGCCGCGGCCGGCAAGGTGATCGAAGCGTTCGGCCACTTCCTGATCGGCGGCAACTACACGGTCGGTCTCGTCGTCTTCATCATTCTCACCATCATCAACTTCACCGTCGTCACCAAGGGCGCGGGCCGTATCGCCGAGGTGGGCGCACGCTTCGCCCTGGACGCGATGCCCGGCAAGCAGATGGCGATCGACGCCGACCTGAACGCCGGCCTGATCGGCGAACAGGACGCCAAGCGCCGCCGCTCCGAAGTGTCGATGGAAGCCGAGTTCTACGGCGCAATGGACGGTGCGTCGAAGTACGTTCGCGGCGACGCCGTGGCCGGCATCCTGGTCACCGTGATCAACGTCGTCGGCGGCCTGATCGTCGGTATGGTCCAGCACGACATGGCCTTCGGCGACGCCATCAAGAACTACACGCTGCTGGCCATCGGCGACGGCCTCGTCGCGCAGATCCCGTCGCTGATCATCTCGATCGCGGCCGGTATGGTCGTCTCGCGCGTGGCCAGCGACAAGGACGTGGGTTCCCAGGTCGTCGGCCAGCTGTTCGCGAAACCGGAAGTCATGTACATCACGGGCGGCATCATCGGCGGCATGGGCCTGATCCCGGGCATGCCGAACCTCGTGTTCCTGCTGCTGGGCAGCACGCTGTTCGGTGGCGGCTATCTGCTCGAAAAGCGGCGCAAGAACATGCCGCCGGAGGAGTTGCAGGGCGGTGCCGGTGGTGCGGGGCCGGCGGGCACGCCCGGCGGCGGCGGGGCGGCGGCGACCACGCCCGCCGAGCAGGAAGAGGCGAGCTGGCAGGATGTCATGCCGGTCGACACGCTCGGCCTGGAAGTGGGCTACCGCCTGATCCCGCTCGTCGACAAGACGCAGAACGGCGAGCTGCTCAAGCGCATCAAGGGCATCCGCAAGAAGTTCGCGCAGGAAGTCGGCTTCCTGGCGCCGCCCGTGCACATCCGCGACAACCTGGAGCTGAAACCGTCGGCCTACCGCATCACGCTGAAGGGCGTCGAAGTGGGCAGCGGCGAGGCGATGAACGGACAGTACCTGGCGATCAACCCGGGCATGGCCAGCGGTACACTGCCGGGCCTCGTGACGACGGATCCCGCGTTCGGCCTCCCGGCCGTCTGGATCGACGCCGCGCTGAAGGACGATGCGCAGAGCATGGGCTATACGGTCGTCGACGCCGGCACGGTCATCGCCACGCACCTGAACCACCTGATCACGACGCATGCGTCGGAACTGCTGGGCCGCATGGAAGTGCAGGCCCTGCTGGACCACCTGGCCAAGGATGCACCGAAACTGGTCGAGGACCTGGTGCCAAAGATCGTGTCGCTGTCGACCTTGCAGAAAGTGCTGCAGAACTTGCTGCAGGAAGGCGTGCACATCCGCGACATGCGCACGATCATCGAGACGCTGTCCGAGCATGCGGGCAGTACGCAGGATCCGAACGACCTGACGGCACTGGTCCGCGTGGCGCTGGGCCGCGCCATCGTGCAGCAACTGTTCCCGGGCACAAACGAATTGTCCGTGATGACCCTGGACAACCGCCTCGAGCGCCTGCTCGTGCAGGCCCTGAACGCGGGCGGCGACGGTACGGGCATCGAGCCGGGCCTGGCCGACACGATCGTCCAGCAGGCGGCCAATGCTGCTCAGCAGCAAGAAGCGATGGGGCTGACGCCGGTACTGCTCGTGCCGGGCCCGCTACGCACGCTGTTATCGCGCTTCCTGCGTCGTGCATTGCCGCAGCTGAAAGTGTTGTCGCATTCCGAGATTCCGGAATCGAAGACGATCCGGGTGACCAGCCTCGTGGGTGCGGCGTAA
- a CDS encoding GNAT family N-acetyltransferase: MWFNVEAGYLEKIDLRAAVRFFPADANNVVLFLFEFVQTPPPDVLAEYKITSSGIGPYVYMNAPSQAGEVQQTVLLPHAALKRIGVRSWNYHDPILLQNLSIKAYGAQLSSEYSISDRVFLNDFEDFSKLARPPILGLSLMAQGVDCNASCHAICQHWFETMDDVARRSRHSKDVGRVNCFLRLEDSEQIPVTVFNGTPAMLRIPDSHASYLEKIGDKARNMIRKAQRQGYAYRKVDPDDYLDDVLAIRTSNPERQGKPIPEYYKVRPTRMFDEPFRNGCEHHGEGFFGVFKDGRLVAYTTIFFYGELGQVNHILGHADHLQEGVMNLLVSEMVGDIIAHRPWVRAINYLYPHAGNTNAGIGLFKRSIGFMPERVVVTQNKRDLSPYFSNPDDQHPAKSTEPPSEKKVMRATTSKAVKASSTHDFLHMPLAKNRMLALDLALQQLNQNNPGIKLLKYKEASEPKESDFTAQSAHLIVLQDIPFSGLQEFLSAGLKGLRKVLPKESILVFEFKRVIDRDYVEKVSALSRWFPWTLNEKNRRINHNLMDYFQKRFKSVDLSVDDVRTGFKGSDYVVAGLADYETKAQPNGFDCWLILRKIR; the protein is encoded by the coding sequence ATGTGGTTCAACGTCGAAGCAGGATATCTGGAAAAAATCGATCTTCGCGCAGCGGTGCGTTTTTTTCCGGCCGACGCGAATAACGTCGTGCTGTTCTTGTTCGAGTTCGTACAAACGCCGCCTCCAGATGTCCTGGCCGAGTACAAGATCACGAGTTCTGGAATCGGCCCGTATGTCTATATGAACGCACCGTCGCAGGCCGGAGAAGTCCAGCAGACCGTCCTGCTGCCCCATGCTGCGCTCAAACGGATCGGCGTTCGTTCGTGGAATTATCATGATCCGATCCTGCTCCAGAATCTTTCGATCAAGGCCTATGGTGCCCAACTCTCATCGGAATACAGCATTAGCGATCGCGTTTTCCTGAACGACTTCGAGGATTTCAGCAAACTGGCCCGTCCCCCCATCCTCGGACTGAGTCTGATGGCACAAGGTGTCGACTGCAACGCGAGCTGCCATGCGATCTGCCAGCATTGGTTCGAGACGATGGATGACGTGGCGCGGCGAAGCCGTCACAGCAAGGATGTCGGCCGGGTCAACTGCTTTCTACGCCTTGAAGATAGCGAACAGATTCCGGTAACGGTATTCAATGGTACACCGGCGATGCTTCGTATTCCGGACAGCCATGCCAGCTATCTTGAAAAAATTGGAGACAAGGCCCGAAACATGATCCGCAAGGCGCAGCGGCAAGGTTACGCCTACAGGAAAGTCGATCCGGACGATTACCTCGACGATGTACTGGCCATCCGGACATCGAATCCTGAGCGGCAGGGAAAGCCGATTCCGGAATACTATAAAGTGCGCCCGACCCGTATGTTTGATGAGCCGTTCCGTAACGGTTGCGAACACCATGGCGAAGGGTTTTTCGGGGTATTCAAGGATGGTCGGCTGGTTGCATATACGACCATTTTCTTTTATGGCGAACTCGGACAGGTCAATCATATCCTCGGGCATGCCGACCACCTGCAGGAAGGCGTGATGAATTTACTGGTGAGCGAGATGGTCGGCGACATCATCGCGCACAGGCCCTGGGTCCGGGCGATCAACTACCTCTATCCGCATGCGGGAAACACGAATGCAGGCATTGGCTTGTTCAAGCGGAGCATTGGATTCATGCCGGAAAGGGTGGTGGTAACGCAAAACAAGCGCGACCTGAGCCCTTATTTTTCCAATCCGGACGACCAACATCCGGCCAAATCCACCGAGCCGCCTTCGGAAAAGAAGGTAATGCGTGCAACAACCAGCAAGGCGGTAAAAGCCTCGTCGACACATGATTTCCTTCATATGCCATTGGCAAAAAACAGGATGCTGGCGCTTGATCTCGCGCTGCAGCAGTTGAACCAGAATAACCCCGGGATCAAGTTGCTCAAATATAAGGAAGCAAGCGAACCCAAGGAGAGTGATTTCACTGCGCAGAGTGCGCATTTGATCGTGCTTCAGGACATTCCTTTCTCCGGTCTGCAAGAATTCTTGTCGGCCGGTCTGAAGGGGCTTCGAAAGGTTCTGCCGAAGGAATCGATCCTCGTGTTCGAATTCAAGCGTGTGATCGACCGGGATTATGTTGAAAAGGTTTCCGCTTTGTCCAGGTGGTTCCCATGGACCCTGAACGAAAAAAACAGGCGCATCAATCATAACTTGATGGATTATTTCCAGAAGCGGTTCAAGTCTGTTGACCTGTCGGTAGATGATGTCAGGACTGGCTTCAAGGGAAGCGATTACGTGGTCGCCGGCCTGGCCGACTATGAAACCAAGGCGCAGCCAAACGGGTTCGATTGCTGGCTGATCCTGCGGAAAATTCGATAA